The proteins below come from a single Polynucleobacter necessarius genomic window:
- a CDS encoding Bax inhibitor-1 family protein, translating to MSDLNSYGYGQTGSISTIQVRNRVLRNTYALLALSMVPTVIGAWLGVAMGLNLFSDSPFMGFIVFMAVAFGFFWAINKNKDTGVGVLLLLGFTFFMGIMLSRLVGFTLNSYSNGAALIMLSFGGTAAIFATMATIATVSKSDFAGMGKWLMVGVLLLIVASLANIWLQLPALMLTVMVLAIAIFSAFILVDVQRVINGGETNYIMATLAIYLDVYNVFTNLLALMGVFGGNRD from the coding sequence ATGAGTGATCTGAACTCTTACGGCTATGGTCAGACCGGCTCGATTAGCACCATCCAGGTACGCAACCGCGTACTGCGCAATACCTATGCCCTGTTGGCGCTCTCCATGGTTCCAACCGTGATTGGCGCATGGCTTGGCGTTGCAATGGGACTCAATCTGTTTTCTGACAGTCCATTCATGGGATTCATCGTCTTTATGGCAGTGGCTTTTGGTTTTTTCTGGGCCATCAACAAAAATAAAGACACTGGCGTAGGCGTGCTGCTATTGCTGGGCTTTACCTTCTTCATGGGCATTATGTTGTCCCGTTTGGTGGGCTTTACCCTCAACAGCTATAGCAATGGCGCTGCGCTCATCATGTTGTCCTTTGGTGGTACTGCGGCGATCTTTGCCACCATGGCGACAATTGCGACAGTGAGCAAGAGTGATTTTGCTGGCATGGGCAAATGGTTGATGGTTGGCGTATTGCTCTTGATCGTTGCTAGCTTGGCTAACATCTGGTTGCAGTTACCTGCGTTGATGTTGACGGTGATGGTATTGGCAATCGCCATCTTCTCCGCATTTATTTTGGTTGACGTACAACGCGTCATCAATGGCGGTGAAACCAACTACATCATGGCAACACTAGCGATTTACCTAGATGTGTACAACGTATTTACTAACCTACTCGCTCTCATGGGCGTGTTTGGTGGTAATCGCGACTAA
- a CDS encoding peptidoglycan DD-metalloendopeptidase family protein produces MKITPNFTMNISKHILVATLSASLLLLTACSTPRTKQAGVTNRTGSSSYEPAPPGYYRVKKGDTLARIALDHGQAPRDVAQWNKAENLNFNPNVIEVGDLVLIKPPASAKVAKPVEKKSPTVEKADTPAPTEPAKPEVVAKPGIRLSWPAKGRVTAEFNEPNKGIDIAGKVGEPVLAASDGKVVYAGNSLRGYGNLVIIKHNNTYLTAYAHNSKLLVKEGDSVRKGQKIAEMGNTDTNSPKLHFELRVNGKPANPTPYLQ; encoded by the coding sequence ATGAAAATCACCCCAAATTTCACGATGAACATATCCAAGCACATTCTGGTTGCAACCTTGTCGGCATCTTTGCTCTTGCTGACCGCTTGTTCAACGCCGCGCACTAAACAGGCTGGGGTGACAAATCGCACCGGATCCTCCTCTTATGAGCCAGCGCCTCCTGGTTACTATCGCGTGAAAAAAGGTGACACCTTAGCGCGCATTGCGTTGGATCATGGTCAAGCACCACGCGATGTAGCGCAGTGGAATAAAGCAGAAAATCTAAACTTCAATCCCAATGTGATTGAAGTTGGTGACTTAGTATTAATCAAGCCACCAGCCAGTGCCAAAGTGGCTAAACCGGTTGAGAAAAAATCACCCACCGTAGAGAAGGCCGATACACCAGCACCTACCGAACCTGCAAAGCCTGAAGTCGTTGCCAAGCCTGGTATTCGTTTGTCTTGGCCTGCTAAAGGCAGAGTTACTGCCGAATTTAATGAACCCAATAAAGGTATCGATATCGCTGGCAAAGTCGGCGAGCCTGTATTGGCAGCTTCAGACGGCAAAGTGGTGTATGCCGGCAATAGTTTGCGGGGCTATGGAAACCTCGTCATCATCAAACACAATAATACCTACTTAACGGCGTACGCCCATAACAGCAAGCTCTTGGTCAAAGAGGGCGACAGCGTGCGCAAGGGACAGAAGATTGCAGAGATGGGTAATACCGATACCAATTCACCAAAACTGCACTTTGAACTTCGTGTAAATGGTAAGCCAGCTAATCCAACGCCGTACTTGCAGTAA
- a CDS encoding efflux RND transporter permease subunit, whose amino-acid sequence MISFINKTAASEHGEMKDIMVEGASLRVRPALMTAALSGLGLLPAALSHSIGSEVQRPLALVIVGGMVTTIILTLLVLPVIYGWFRGRELTQAQASRI is encoded by the coding sequence TTGATCTCCTTCATTAATAAGACTGCAGCTAGCGAGCATGGTGAGATGAAAGACATCATGGTAGAGGGCGCATCGTTGCGTGTTCGTCCGGCACTCATGACGGCTGCGCTCTCGGGTTTAGGTCTGTTGCCTGCCGCCTTGTCCCACTCGATTGGTTCTGAGGTGCAGCGCCCATTGGCTTTGGTGATCGTGGGTGGCATGGTAACGACGATCATTCTGACGCTTTTAGTGCTCCCGGTTATTTATGGCTGGTTCCGTGGCCGTGAATTAACGCAAGCTCAAGCCAGTAGAATCTGA
- a CDS encoding efflux RND transporter permease subunit, whose amino-acid sequence MSNIEQLKKVRGVVDEGILKELGQPTLNIQIDRERASLYNINVNDIQTVVANAIGGAAVTNLLKDEKTFDGRFNQMKQAQKKLMLIVPLALLGIFLLLVSAFGNFRDAFIVMINVPFAAIGGVIALHLAGETLSVSAFFGFFIAFWHCDSGRCDFDLLH is encoded by the coding sequence TTGAGCAACATTGAGCAACTCAAGAAAGTGCGTGGCGTAGTGGATGAAGGCATCTTGAAAGAATTGGGTCAACCCACCTTGAATATTCAGATTGATCGCGAGCGTGCATCACTCTACAACATCAATGTGAACGATATTCAGACGGTCGTAGCGAATGCCATTGGTGGCGCAGCGGTGACAAACTTACTCAAAGATGAGAAGACGTTTGATGGCCGGTTCAATCAGATGAAGCAGGCACAAAAGAAATTAATGTTGATCGTACCGTTAGCGCTGTTGGGTATCTTCTTGTTACTAGTGAGCGCTTTCGGCAATTTCCGCGACGCTTTTATTGTGATGATCAATGTGCCATTTGCAGCCATTGGCGGAGTCATTGCCTTGCATCTCGCTGGTGAAACCCTCAGTGTCTCGGCATTCTTTGGTTTTTTTATCGCTTTTTGGCATTGCGATTCAGGACGGTGTGATTTTGATCTCCTTCATTAA
- a CDS encoding efflux RND transporter permease subunit gives MTAKCSWMIGTVKHTLFFGISLVLAVLFFFLGNIRAAAVVAAVIPLALCVSFIQMHLWCTPLASSSWLTRPCSFWVALKASSLNRRHLQWALL, from the coding sequence ATGACCGCCAAGTGCTCTTGGATGATTGGTACCGTTAAACACACCTTGTTCTTTGGAATCTCGTTGGTGTTGGCTGTGTTGTTTTTCTTCTTGGGCAATATTCGGGCTGCTGCGGTAGTGGCCGCTGTCATTCCATTAGCATTGTGCGTTTCGTTCATTCAGATGCATTTGTGGTGTACTCCACTGGCATCATCATCGTGGCTTACTCGCCCTTGTTCTTTTTGGGTGGCGTTGAAGGCATCATCTTTAAACCGACGGCATTTACAATGGGCTTTGCTTTGA
- a CDS encoding efflux RND transporter periplasmic adaptor subunit: MIDKIWSFLKRWFEKAKPILHKGAEHGAHHAKATAAGLAGLYWNLTPQNRHRVRLAAFAFAILSVGIVVGRLTNVNRAVKIEASDKALKVEKTGVLELKLPGINLNPEIYVFQAAEKVQVPVNIKVPGRLAFNAEKSKVLSARAPGRVERIYAFDGALVEIGSPIVELYSPEFLSAQQEYLLSSKTAKVLETSKTMSDLLGDARITQQAAANRMRNLGAGEGDIKSIETSGKTTSNLIMRSPLKGVVVKRNVEPGSAVSSGDVIATLADPKHLWFLGNVVEQDFRMIKQRQKMTWRLEAYPEKEFVAYANYIAPTIDPQTSALLIRADVDNTDDLLRPDMYASGLLTTGQADAVVVPQSAIVRVRENRLAIIKIGPDTFRRVPVKGYDLNSKAFAITEGVEQVAGLGRGRSIVKRPLCEAG, encoded by the coding sequence TTGATAGACAAAATTTGGTCGTTTCTAAAACGCTGGTTTGAAAAGGCAAAGCCGATTTTGCATAAGGGCGCTGAGCACGGTGCACATCATGCAAAAGCGACTGCCGCAGGTTTAGCTGGCTTGTATTGGAATTTGACACCGCAAAATCGCCACCGAGTGCGTCTGGCCGCGTTTGCCTTTGCGATTTTGTCGGTCGGTATTGTGGTGGGGCGCTTAACCAACGTTAACCGCGCTGTGAAAATTGAGGCATCGGATAAAGCGCTTAAGGTTGAGAAAACGGGCGTCTTGGAATTGAAGTTACCTGGTATTAATCTCAATCCGGAAATTTATGTTTTTCAAGCTGCCGAAAAAGTACAAGTTCCAGTAAACATTAAGGTCCCTGGGCGTTTGGCTTTCAACGCAGAAAAATCCAAAGTGCTGTCCGCACGTGCACCTGGCAGAGTGGAGCGCATTTACGCGTTTGATGGCGCATTAGTGGAAATTGGTTCACCTATTGTAGAGCTCTACAGCCCTGAGTTTCTCTCCGCACAGCAAGAGTATTTGCTTTCATCGAAAACCGCTAAAGTACTCGAGACCAGTAAGACCATGAGTGATTTGTTGGGCGATGCGCGTATCACGCAACAGGCGGCTGCTAATCGTATGCGCAATCTTGGCGCAGGCGAGGGCGATATTAAGAGCATTGAAACCTCCGGTAAGACAACCAGTAACTTAATCATGCGCTCGCCCTTAAAAGGCGTGGTGGTGAAACGGAATGTCGAACCAGGTTCTGCTGTGAGTTCGGGTGACGTGATTGCCACATTGGCCGATCCCAAACATCTTTGGTTCTTAGGCAATGTTGTTGAACAAGACTTTCGGATGATTAAACAAAGGCAGAAAATGACCTGGCGCTTAGAGGCGTATCCAGAGAAAGAGTTCGTTGCCTACGCTAATTACATTGCACCAACAATTGATCCACAAACCAGCGCTTTGTTAATTCGTGCGGATGTTGATAACACCGATGATTTGTTGCGCCCCGACATGTATGCCTCGGGTTTGTTGACTACGGGTCAAGCAGATGCTGTGGTTGTTCCGCAATCAGCCATTGTGCGTGTGCGTGAGAACCGCCTTGCGATTATTAAGATAGGTCCCGATACATTCCGCCGTGTGCCTGTTAAAGGGTATGACCTCAACAGTAAGGCTTTTGCCATCACTGAAGGGGTCGAGCAGGTGGCAGGTCTTGGCAGAGGGCGCAGTATTGTTAAACGACCGCTTTGCGAAGCAGGATGA
- a CDS encoding TolC family protein, which yields MSAVPTLVELEDYAESSHPSLKSSALQLDAARKGVTLAKKAYLPDFQVIGSSYTLRGPFASNFRRCLIALRLLYSILFLGKTTEQ from the coding sequence ATGAGTGCAGTGCCAACGTTGGTGGAGCTCGAGGACTATGCCGAATCCAGTCATCCCAGTTTAAAAAGTTCTGCCTTGCAGTTGGATGCTGCGCGCAAAGGCGTGACCTTAGCCAAGAAAGCATACTTGCCGGATTTTCAGGTGATTGGTTCTTCCTACACGCTGCGTGGCCCCTTCGCTTCTAACTTCCGCAGATGCTTGATTGCGTTGCGCCTGCTCTACTCCATACTTTTCCTTGGTAAAACAACGGAACAATGA
- a CDS encoding TolC family protein — MKWICVNFAQPFQFPGKKSLAADIADTNAEALLANSKSTYLQLGAQLSTLYYNTLATQKQSQVLKESVVRLEMIKNVAKARYANNAAAYVEYLNAQVAQSAAEADQFNLERQPEVGIKNINTLIGRHSREKLILKGDIRAP, encoded by the coding sequence TTGAAATGGATCTGCGTCAATTTTGCTCAGCCGTTTCAGTTCCCAGGCAAGAAAAGCTTAGCGGCCGATATTGCCGATACCAACGCAGAAGCATTATTAGCAAACTCGAAGTCTACCTACTTACAGTTAGGCGCTCAGCTCTCGACTCTCTACTACAATACGCTGGCAACGCAAAAACAGTCGCAGGTACTCAAAGAGTCCGTAGTGCGTTTAGAGATGATCAAGAACGTAGCCAAAGCCCGCTACGCCAACAACGCTGCTGCCTATGTGGAATACCTCAATGCGCAAGTAGCGCAAAGCGCAGCAGAAGCCGATCAATTTAACTTAGAGCGTCAGCCTGAAGTGGGCATTAAAAATATTAATACCCTGATTGGTCGTCACTCGCGCGAAAAACTGATTCTGAAAGGGGATATCCGCGCTCCATGA